In Candidatus Methylomirabilota bacterium, the genomic window TGCATCCCGGCCCGCTCATGTACTCCGAGATCTACCTGCGGCTCGAGCCGCTCGGGCTCGAGCGCGTGGCCGCGGCGGTGCGCGCGGCCGGCCACGACGTGCGCGTGCTCGACCTCCAGATCTTCCGCCGGCGCGACTACCTCCGCGAGCTCGACGCCTTCCGCCCGGCGGCGGTCGGCTTCTCGCTGAACTACCTCGCCAACGTGCCCGAGGCGCTCGACCTCGCGCGCGAGACCAAGCGCCGCCTCCCGGGCTGCTTCGTGTTCGCCGGCGGGCACTCGGTCTCGTTCATCGCCCCGGAGGTCCTCGACCACGCGCGCGGGGCCGTGGACTGCGTCGTCCGCGGGGAAGGGGAGGTCATCGCGCCGCGGCTCCTCGAGGCGATCGGCGACCCGAAGCTCGAGACGCTCCCGGGCGTCGTGACGCGGCACGGCGTGGGGCCGGCGCCGGCGCTCCTCGACGACCTCGACCGCTTCCCGCCAGCGCGCGAGCTCACGCGGCGCCGCCGGAAGTACTTCATCGGTGTCCTCGACCCGTGCGCCTCGGCCGAGTTCACGCGCGGCTGCCCGTGGGACTGCTCGTTCTGCAGCGCCTGGACCTTCTACGGCCGAAGCTACCGGAAGGTCTCGCCCGAGGCCGCGGCGGAGGACCTGGCGCGCATCCGGGAGCCGAACGTCTTCCTCGTGGACGACGTGGCCTTCATCCAGCCCGAGCACGGTTTCGCGATCGGCCGCGAGCTCGAGCGGCGCGGGATCGAGAAGCAGTACTACCTCGAGACACGCTGCGACGTGCTCGTGAGGAACCGCGAGGTCTTCGCCTACTGGAAGCGGCTCGGGCTCCACTACATGTTCCTCGGCGTCGAGGCGCTCGACGAGGAGGGGCTCCGGCTCCACCGCAAGCGCGTCACCCCGAGCGAGAACCTCCAGGCGCTCGAGATCGCGCGCGAGCTGGGCTTCACCGTGGCCGTCAACATCATCGCCGATCCCGGGTGGGACGAGCGGCGCTTCGAGATCGTCCGGGAGTGGGCGCTGACGGTCCCGGAGATCGTCCACCTGACGGTCGCCACGCCCTACCCCGGGACCGAGATCTGGGTGACGGAGTCGCGGCGGCTCACGACGCTCGACTACCGGCTCTTCGACGTCCAGCACGCGGTGCTCCCGACGCGGCTGCCGCTCCGGCGGTTCTACGAAGAGCTGGTGAGGACGCAGGCCGTCCTGAACAAGAAGCACCTCGGGCTCGCGGCGCTGCGGCAGGTCGCGGCGCTCGCGTTCGGGCTGGCGCTCCGCGGCCAGACGAATTTCCTCAGGAGCCTCTGGAAGTTCGCGAGCGTCTACAACGCCGAGCGCCAGTGGGGCGACCACCAGCGGCCCGTGACGTACGCGATGCGGCCGCCGCCGGCGCCCGGCAGCGCGCGGCCGCGGCAGTCCGAGCTCTTCGTCCACGTCCCCGTCGTCCGGCGCGAGGGCCAGCCGACGGGCACGTAGGCCCGGCTAGACGAGCGGCCAGGGGTAGCGGTGGCCGCCCGTGTCCACGGGAAACGCTCCCTCCTCGACGACGCGCCGGCAGCGGGCGAGGAGCGCCTTGCACTCCGCCGGAGCGAGAAGCTCCGAGAGCCCGCGGGGCAGTCCCCGCTTCACGAGGCGCCGGACGTCTTGCAGCAGCGCCTCGGGGATCGCCGTCCCGCCGAATTCCCAGATGACGGTGCGGAGCTTCGGCTCGGCGTGGAAGCAGAGGCCGTTGTCGATGGCGTAGATCGCGCCGTCGGGGCCGAGGAGGCAGTGGCCGCTCTTGCGGTCGGCGTTGTTGGCGACGAGGTCGAAGACGCAGATCCGCTGCAGGTGCGCGTGGTGCGCGGGCTCCCGGACGAGCGTGAAGTAATGCTGCTCGAAGTCGGCGTCCACGAAGTGCTGGAGCGCGCCCGGCCCGAGCGGTGCGTCGTCGCGCACCACCGTCGGCGGCACGAGGCGCCAGCCGAGGGCCTCGGACAGGAGCCAGGCGCCGAGCTCGCGCTTGAAGAGGCCGGCCGAAAAGTCCCAGAGCGGGCGCTCGCCGCGCGCCGGCTTGTACACGGCGAGGCCCTGCGCCTCGCCGAGCGCCACCTCCACCAGGAACGTCGCGTTGCTGCTCCACGGCATGCGGCCCTTCACGCTCACCGCGCCGCGCGCGAGCAGGTCAATGGACGGCGTGGCCATTGCTCCGCGGGCAGACGTGGCCGGTCGCGTCCTTGGGCTGGCTGCACACCGGGCAGATCAGCCGGCCGGCGCGCATGAGCCCCTCCGCGCGCTCGACGAACGCCGCCGCCTGCGCGCGGGTGATCGCGAAGCGCGCGGTCGCGGGCTCGCCGCCCTCCTCGTCCTCCTGCACCTCGTTGGCGATGATGACGATGCGCCGGTGCTCGGCGTCGTAGCCCACGGCGATCGAGGCGATCGGCCACGCGGCGTCCACCGGCTCGAGCAGCGCCGCGTCGGCCGGCGGCGGCTCGCCCGCGTCGGGCACCTTCTTGAGCAGCCCCGCGAGGTAGTGGGCGAGCGCGCGCACCTGCTCCTTCTCGCTCTTGAGCGTGACGACGGTGCGGCCCTCCCGCCCCTGCACGTAGAAGACGCGCTCGCCGGGCCCGCCGATCGCGCCCGTCGTGAAGAGGTCCGGGCTCGCGAGCTCGAAGGACGGGCTCATGGCCCCGCCAGCGCGGCGAGGTCGCGGTTCATCGAGTTCACGGTGAGCACGAGCGGGCCCTCGGCGCGGTACGCGATCGCAGTGACGGACGCCGGCGCGATCACGATGCGCTGGAAGAGGTCGAGATGGATGCCGAGCGCGTGGGCGACCGCCGTCTTGATCGGATCGGCGTGGAAGACCGCCACGACCGTCCGGCCCGGGTGGCGCGCCACCATCCGGGCGAGCGCGGCGGTCACGCGCGCCTGCATCTCGACGAAGGATTCGCCGCCGGGGAAGCGGAAGCCCGAGGGGTGGCGCTGCACCGCCTTCCACTCGCGCTTCCACGCGAGGCGCCGGAGGGACTTGCCCGTCCAGTCGCCGATGTCGCTCTCGAGGAGCCCGCGCTCGACGCGGAGCGCCCGGCCGCACGCGCGGGCGATGGGCGCCGCGGTCTCGCACGCGCGCTCGAGCGGCGAGGTGTACACGGCGGCGACGCGCGGGAGCACGGCGATGCGCTTGGCGACGGCGTCGGCCTGGCGCCGGCCCTCGTCGGAGAG contains:
- the hpnR gene encoding hopanoid C-3 methylase HpnR, giving the protein HPGPLMYSEIYLRLEPLGLERVAAAVRAAGHDVRVLDLQIFRRRDYLRELDAFRPAAVGFSLNYLANVPEALDLARETKRRLPGCFVFAGGHSVSFIAPEVLDHARGAVDCVVRGEGEVIAPRLLEAIGDPKLETLPGVVTRHGVGPAPALLDDLDRFPPARELTRRRRKYFIGVLDPCASAEFTRGCPWDCSFCSAWTFYGRSYRKVSPEAAAEDLARIREPNVFLVDDVAFIQPEHGFAIGRELERRGIEKQYYLETRCDVLVRNREVFAYWKRLGLHYMFLGVEALDEEGLRLHRKRVTPSENLQALEIARELGFTVAVNIIADPGWDERRFEIVREWALTVPEIVHLTVATPYPGTEIWVTESRRLTTLDYRLFDVQHAVLPTRLPLRRFYEELVRTQAVLNKKHLGLAALRQVAALAFGLALRGQTNFLRSLWKFASVYNAERQWGDHQRPVTYAMRPPPAPGSARPRQSELFVHVPVVRREGQPTGT
- a CDS encoding SCO1664 family protein, whose translation is MATPSIDLLARGAVSVKGRMPWSSNATFLVEVALGEAQGLAVYKPARGERPLWDFSAGLFKRELGAWLLSEALGWRLVPPTVVRDDAPLGPGALQHFVDADFEQHYFTLVREPAHHAHLQRICVFDLVANNADRKSGHCLLGPDGAIYAIDNGLCFHAEPKLRTVIWEFGGTAIPEALLQDVRRLVKRGLPRGLSELLAPAECKALLARCRRVVEEGAFPVDTGGHRYPWPLV
- a CDS encoding DUF3090 family protein, which encodes MSPSFELASPDLFTTGAIGGPGERVFYVQGREGRTVVTLKSEKEQVRALAHYLAGLLKKVPDAGEPPPADAALLEPVDAAWPIASIAVGYDAEHRRIVIIANEVQEDEEGGEPATARFAITRAQAAAFVERAEGLMRAGRLICPVCSQPKDATGHVCPRSNGHAVH
- a CDS encoding MSMEG_4193 family putative phosphomutase, with the translated sequence MDARPTLVLLVRHGVTPTTGRVLPGRARGLHLSDEGRRQADAVAKRIAVLPRVAAVYTSPLERACETAAPIARACGRALRVERGLLESDIGDWTGKSLRRLAWKREWKAVQRHPSGFRFPGGESFVEMQARVTAALARMVARHPGRTVVAVFHADPIKTAVAHALGIHLDLFQRIVIAPASVTAIAYRAEGPLVLTVNSMNRDLAALAGP